The Miltoncostaea marina DNA window GCCGCCCGAGAGGCGGCGAGGCGCTTTGTGGTGGCGGCGGTCTGCGCCTGGTTGTCCGCGATCCGGGCGTTCACCTGGCCGAGCTGCCAGCGGGCGCCGTTGTACGCCTCGGCCGCGAGCTCGACCTGCACGCCGTATGCGTCGAGCTGGGCCTGGAGCTGCGCCACCTGGGCGCGCTTGGCCTCGATCGCGGCCGGTTCCGTGCTGGCGATGCCGGGGCCGAAGACCAGTGCCGCCGCGGCGACGAGAACCGTCAGGTGGGTGATCCGGGGACGCGCGATGGAGCGGCCTCCGTCGGGGCGGGCGGGGCGAAGTGATGACCGTACCCGGCGAATGTGACAGAGCTGTGACGGGCGCGTGCCGTTGAAAGGCGCCTACTAGAGGTACCCCATCGGGTCGACGGCCGCGCCGTTCACACGGATCTCGAAGTGCGAGTGGACGCCCGTCGAGTTTCCCGTCGTGCCCATGCCCGCGATCACCGCGCCCTGGCTGACGCGCTGGCCCACCGAGACGGCGATGCTCGAATTGTGCGCGTAGGCAGTGCTCATACCGCTCCCGTGGTCGATGACGACGAGGTTGCCGTAGCCCCCGCTCCAGCCGGCCACGATCACCGTCCCGGACGCCGAGGCGACGATCGGGGCTCCCGATCCGGCGGCGATGTCGATGCCCTCGTGCATACGGCCCCACCGGGGGCCGAACGTGGACGTCAGCGTCCCGCGCGCGGGCCAGATGAACCCGCTCGATGACGGCGCCGCCGTGGAGGGTGCGGCGGCCGGGGCGGAGGCCGGGGCGGAGGCCGGGGCGGAGGTTCCGCTCGATGGCGCCTGCGCGGCGCGGATGGTCGCGGCCAGCCGCGCCGACCGCGCCTGGAGGCCGCGCGCCTCTTCCTCGAGCTCCCGCCGGCTGCCGGCCGCGCGCCCGAGCAGCGCCCGACGCCCGGTGAGGGTCCGCTCCAGTAGCGCCCGGCGCTGCTCGATCTCCGTGCGGGCCGCGCGCGCCTCGGCGGCAGCGACCGCAACGCGGGCCTCCGAACGTGCGACCTCCTGCCGGGTGGTGGTGATCTGGTCCCGCCTGCGGCGCGTCTCGTCGGCGAAGCGCGAGATCGACTCGGCGAGCGCGGCATCTCGTGTAGCGATCCCCTCGAGCAGGTCCACGGTCTGGATCGCCGACGCGAGGCTTCCCGACTCGATGAGGACCAGGATGGGATCGGGCGTTCCTCGGACGTATATCTCCCGCAGCCGGCGTGCCAGCACAGCCTGGCGCTCTGCCAGTTCCGCGCGCGCCTCCGCCAGCCGCGCGCGCTCCACCGCGAGCCGTTCATCGAGCACCGCGAGCCGCTCTCGCAGCGCGGACATTTCAGCATCCAGGCTGGCGGACCGCTCGCGCAGCGGGACGAGCCGGGCCTGGAGGCTCCGGATCGTCGCGCCGTACCGTTCGACGTCCGCCGTGAGGACCTGCTCCCGTTCACGCGCGGCCCGCAGCTGGCCCTCCGTACGCTGGAGCTGCTCGTCCAGCGACTGGGCGCCGAGAGGGGGCGTCGCGAGGAGGGCCGCTGCCGCGGTGGCTGCAACCGCCGCGGCGGTTGCGCGGTGCCGAGGCCTCCTCAGCGGCCCCAACCACCGTTGAGCGTTCTGAGCCACGGCAGCGCATCACGCGCTGACACCGGCCGCACGCGGCGCGGGCCACTCGGACCCGCCCCCGGCGACACTCGTTCCTCGCCGGTGTCCGCCGATTCTCGGGAGCGCGGGCTGCTGCCGTATCGGGTCACTATCGCGTCATGCCGGTTACGAGGCGGCGCGCGAGCGCGTCCTGTGGCGCGACACCGCGCTCCGTCACGACGAAGCCGGCGGTGCCGCCTTGCCCTGAAGGCAGTAGGCGGACCCTGGCGGTGACCATGTGAGCACCCCCGGTGGGATTCGGAACGGCGCTCCATTCAACGTCGAGCCTCTGGCCGCGCCGCGCCGCCCCCCGTTCGAGGTCACCGAGTCCGGGGGCGGCGGCGCGCTCCGCCTGCTCGATCGCCGCTGAGCCGCCCGCGCTGTCGGCGAGGATGAGCGAGGTCATCGCCCAGGCGGCCAGGGCGAGGACCACCACTGAGACCGCGACGATCACCCACACCCGCCGCCGCCGCCCGTCGGAGGCCGCCATCCCCGCTGCTGGCGCGGGCCGGTCCGTCGCGTTCCCCGTCGGGTCTTCAGGGCTCATCTAGGCGCGGTCGGGGTCGACAGCGACGAGGTCGCGGTAGGGGTTCATCGGTGTCCAGCCGTCGCGGATCTCGAAGTGCAGATGGGGCGCGCCGTATCGGGCGTCGCCGCTGTTGCCCACGGTCCCGACGACCTGGCCGGCGCTGACCGAGGTCCCGACCTCGAGGCCCGCCGCGATCGTCTGCATATGGGCGTAGTAGTACTGCAGGCCGTCGGAGCGTCGGAGCCAGAGGTAGATCCCGCCGAGCCCGGTCTCGACGCGCGACAACTTCGAGACGACGGCGTCGTCCGCGGCGACCAGCGGCGTGTGGCGGTCGGCCATGATGTCGGTGCCCTCGTGCGAGCCCTGCGAGCGCGGCGCACCCCAGGTATCGGAGTACGAGTACTCGCCCTGGACCGGGAAGACCTTGAGCCGGCCGGTCGTGCGCCCGGCGCGGATGACGGCGCGCGGCGCAGAGGCGACCCCGCGTACGCGTAAGCCCACGCGGCGCAGCAGGCGGGCGTCCGCCACGCCGCTCGCCCGCAGGCCGAGGCGCCGCTGGAGCGTCTGGACGGCGCGCCGGGTCAGCGGGCCGAAGGCGCCGTCGACCGCGACCCGGATCCCCCGGCGACGAAGCTCGCGCTGGAGGTCGCGCACCCCCGGACCCCGCGACCCGAGCCGCAGGGCCGACTGCGCGGACGGTGGGGCCGTCCGGTGCATCGGGACGGCGGCCTGCCGCGACGACTTCGGCGCCGGCGGGATCTCGATCGCGCGGTCGGCGGCGTTCGCCACCGATGGGACAGCCGCAACGACCGCGACGGCGGTCAGCCAGCGGCGGACGACGCGGGCGGACTTCGGCATGGAACTCGATCGCTCCGTGGTGGCACTCCTCTCCGCCCGGCGGCGCCGCAGGGCGCCGAGGGCTCCTCGCTCGCCGGGTGGGCAGGCCCGGACTACGCCGGCGAGGCTACGCAAGGCGGCGCGCCGCGCCAACCGTCTATAGGCCCGCCCGTCATCGCGTCGTCACAAGTCGGCGCGGGCCCGTACGTATGACGGTCCTGTTTACGCCGGGCTCGCTCGGGCGTTTCCGGCTGGCGCGCGGGGGTACGGCCCGACGCGCCGACGACATGCGACCGGAGGAACATCGTGAGCAGATCGATCAAGCCCGGAGCGGCCATGGCGGCGGTGCTGGTCGCCGTTCTGGCGGCGGGGATCGCCGTCGCCGGGCCGTCAGGAGCGCACGGCGACGACAAGGCGGAGTGGCGGGCAAAGGGCGACGGGGCGGCCGTGACCGCCACTGACGCCCGGTGGGCCGCGATGATGATCCCCCACCACCTCGACGGCATCGCCTTCGCGCGGATGGCCCAGGAGAAGGCGCTCACGCCGGGCGTTCGGGAGGTCGCCGCCCAATCCGAGGCGGATCAGCGGGCCGAGCTGCCCTACTTGCGGAAGGTCGCTGCGGCCCGGGGGCTCGAACCCATGCCGCCGGAGGAGCCGCTCATGCGCTTCAACGAGCAGCAGATGGCGACGCTCAAGTCGCTCACGGGCACGGCGTTCGACCGGTACTGGCTTGACGTCTTCAGCGCGCACCACATGTCCGCGATCATGATGACCGATGTCGCCATGGCGGCGACGAAGAACGGGCTCGTGCGCCGGCTCGAGCACCGTATCCACTCCGGTCAGCTCCGTCAGGTGGACGCCATGAACGACCTGCGGGTGCGAGTGCCGGTTCCGGCGCAGTAAGGCGGCATGCCGAAGCATCCGCCCCTCCGGTGCCGTGCCACCGGAGGGGCGGCGCGGCTCGGTGCGCCGATTGCCTGTGACCGGCTGAACGGGTTCGTCACAGCGGTGTGAGAGCGTCCGGACGAGGCCTGCCGTGCGACCCACGGCTGGCGGGACGAGCCCGGAAGGAGAAGTGATGGCGATCCTCGGCCGCGCGGCCCTCCTGCTGGCGCTGGCCGTGGCGGTCTACGCCGTCGTGATGTCCCTGCTCTCCCGGCGCCGTGGCCACCGCGCCTGGGAGCAGAGCGCCGAGCGCGGCGTCTACGCGGTGTTCGGCTTCACCACGGTCGCGATCCTCACGATGTGGGTCGCGCTGGCGACCGACTCCTTCGAGCTGCGCAACGTGGCCGAGTACAGCTCGAGCACCCTCGACGCGCAGTACAAGGTGACCGCGCTCTGGGGCAGCCAGGCCGGCTCGCTGCTGCTGTGGGCGTGGATCCTGAGCGGCTTCTCCGCCCTGGTCGTCGCCACGAACCGCTCCCGCAACCGCGAGCTCATGCCGGTCGTCACGGCGGTGCTGATGACGATCGCGGTCTTCTTCCTGGGGCTGCTGTCGTTCGTGTCGAGCCCGTTCGAGACGCTGGCGGTCGTGCCCGACGAGGGCCGCGGGCTCAACCCGCTGCTGCAGAACCCGTACATGCAGGCCCACCCGCCGCTGCTCTACCTCGGCTTCGTGGGCCTCTCCGTGCCGTTCGCCTTCGCGATGGCCGCGCTCGTCACCCGCAAGCTCGACACCGCGTGGATCACCAGCGTCCGCCGCTGGACGATCTTCTCCTGGATCTTCCTCGGCGTCGGCATCGTGCTCGGCGCCAAGTGGGCCTACGAGACGCTCGGCTGGGGCGGCTACTGGGCCTGGGACCCGGTGGAGAACGCGGCCTTCATGCCGTGGCTCGTCGCCACCGCCTTCCTGCACTCCGTGATGGTCCAGGAGCGCCGCGGGATGCTGAAGGTCTGGAACATGGTGCTCGTCATCCTCGCGTTCACCCTCTGCCTGTTCGGCACGTTCCTCACCCGCTCGGGGATCATCTCCTCGGTCCACGCGTTCGGCGAGTCGACGCTCGGGCCGTTCTTCCTGGCCTTCATCGCGCTGGTGCTCGTCGGCTCGGTCGGCCTGCTGATCACCCGGCTGCCGCTGCTGCGCTCCCAGCACACGCTGGAGAGCTACGTCTCCCGCGAGGCGGTCTTCCTCTTCAACAACCTGCTGCTGGTGGGCCTCGCGTTCGCCGTCTTCTGGGGCACGGTCTTCCCGGTGCTCTCCGAGGCCGTCCGCGGCGAGAAGATCACGGTGGGGCAGGGCTACTACGACCAGATCGCGACGCCGATCGGCGTCGCCCTGCTCGTGCTGACCGGCGTCGGGCCGCTCGTCGCCTGGCGCAAGGCCTCCGTCGCCCAGCTGCGCCGGCGCTTCGTGACCCCGCTCGCGGTCGCCGCGGTCGCCGCGGTCCCGCTGCTGCTCTTCACCGACCTGCCGCAGGAGCCCGTCGCCGCGGGCACGGTCGTGGCGGGCGTGTTCGTGGCCGCCTGCATCGCCGGCGAGTTCTGGCGCGGCACGCGCGTGCGGCACGCCCTCGGCGGCGTCTCGTGGCCCGGGGCCTTCGTCAACATGGTCGCCCGCAACCGGCGCCGCTACGGCGGCTACGCCGTCCACCTCGGCATCGTCGTCCTCTTCATCGGCTTCGCCGGCTCGAAGGGGTTCGTCACCGAGACGGACGTCGCGCTGCGCGAGGGCGACCGCGCGGACGTGGCCGGCTACACGTTCGTCAACGAGGGCTCGACCCGGGCGGCCGACGAGCACTCGTCGGTGGTGAGCGTCCAGATGGGCGTCTTCAAGGGCGGCGACCGGGTGGCCACCATGCGGCCCGGCGTGGAGACGTTCGCGGTCGACGAGACCCGCAACTCGAAGGTCGCGATCGACACGAGCCCGACGAGGGACCTCTACCTGTTCCTCAGCCAGCTCACGGACGACGGCCTCGCGCGCGTGACCGTCTTCGTCAACCCGCTCGTCGTGTGGATCTGGGTGGCCGGCGTAATCATCTTCCTCGGCGGCCTGCTCGCCGCCTGGCCCGGGCCGCCCTCCGCGCGCCGCGAGCGCGCGAGCAGCCCGGCCGCCGAGCGGGGCGCACCCGCATGACCATCGGCCTGGCGCCGACCTTCGACATCGGACCGCTCACGCTCGCCTGGCACGGGCTCATGACGGCCATCGGGCTCCTGGTCGGCATCGGCGTCGCGGACCGGCTGGCGCGCGCCCGAGGGACCGACCCCGACGCCGTCATGGGTATGGCGATCACCGCGGCCATCACGGGGCTCGTCGGTGCCCGGCTCTACTACCTCGCACAGGAAGACCCCGCACGGCTGATCACGCCCTGGCGTGATCCATCGACGGGCTTTGCGTTCTACGGGACGGTCATCGCCGCGCTGCCCGCTGTGGGGATCTACCTTCGGGTCACCGGGCGACCGGTGCTCCCCAACCTCGACGTGCTCGCGCTGGCCTTCCCGATCGGCATGGCCATCGGCCGCGTGGGGGACCTACTGAACGGCGAGCATTTCGGACCTCGCACCGATCTCCCCTGGGGTGTCACCTACACCGACGAGCGGGCGCACGTACCGGACACCGGCGTCGCCTACCACTCCGGGGCACTCTACGAGATCGCGTTCGTTGCGGTCCTCTCCGTTGCCATGCTGCTCGTCCACCGGCGACTACGTCGCCCGGGCGACGCGCTGTGGCTCGTCCTCGGGGCGTACAGCATCGGCCGCTTGATCGTCTTCTTCTGGGTCCGCGACGTGGACGTCGTGGCGCTCGGTCTCAGGCAAGCGCAGTGGACGAGCCTCGTGCTCATAGTCATCGCGGTCGCCGGCTGGGCGAGCACGCGCCTCATCGCGGGTGGCGGAAGCCGCCGGGACGCGCAGCCCGCCGGCTCAGCGTGACGGCCCGCGCTGCGCTCGGCGCAACGGCGCGAAGGCAGTCCGTCAATGCGTCGCCCTCCCGGGTCGG harbors:
- a CDS encoding prolipoprotein diacylglyceryl transferase; the protein is MTIGLAPTFDIGPLTLAWHGLMTAIGLLVGIGVADRLARARGTDPDAVMGMAITAAITGLVGARLYYLAQEDPARLITPWRDPSTGFAFYGTVIAALPAVGIYLRVTGRPVLPNLDVLALAFPIGMAIGRVGDLLNGEHFGPRTDLPWGVTYTDERAHVPDTGVAYHSGALYEIAFVAVLSVAMLLVHRRLRRPGDALWLVLGAYSIGRLIVFFWVRDVDVVALGLRQAQWTSLVLIVIAVAGWASTRLIAGGGSRRDAQPAGSA
- a CDS encoding M23 family metallopeptidase, whose translation is MPKSARVVRRWLTAVAVVAAVPSVANAADRAIEIPPAPKSSRQAAVPMHRTAPPSAQSALRLGSRGPGVRDLQRELRRRGIRVAVDGAFGPLTRRAVQTLQRRLGLRASGVADARLLRRVGLRVRGVASAPRAVIRAGRTTGRLKVFPVQGEYSYSDTWGAPRSQGSHEGTDIMADRHTPLVAADDAVVSKLSRVETGLGGIYLWLRRSDGLQYYYAHMQTIAAGLEVGTSVSAGQVVGTVGNSGDARYGAPHLHFEIRDGWTPMNPYRDLVAVDPDRA
- a CDS encoding DUF305 domain-containing protein, giving the protein MSRSIKPGAAMAAVLVAVLAAGIAVAGPSGAHGDDKAEWRAKGDGAAVTATDARWAAMMIPHHLDGIAFARMAQEKALTPGVREVAAQSEADQRAELPYLRKVAAARGLEPMPPEEPLMRFNEQQMATLKSLTGTAFDRYWLDVFSAHHMSAIMMTDVAMAATKNGLVRRLEHRIHSGQLRQVDAMNDLRVRVPVPAQ
- a CDS encoding heme lyase CcmF/NrfE family subunit, translating into MAILGRAALLLALAVAVYAVVMSLLSRRRGHRAWEQSAERGVYAVFGFTTVAILTMWVALATDSFELRNVAEYSSSTLDAQYKVTALWGSQAGSLLLWAWILSGFSALVVATNRSRNRELMPVVTAVLMTIAVFFLGLLSFVSSPFETLAVVPDEGRGLNPLLQNPYMQAHPPLLYLGFVGLSVPFAFAMAALVTRKLDTAWITSVRRWTIFSWIFLGVGIVLGAKWAYETLGWGGYWAWDPVENAAFMPWLVATAFLHSVMVQERRGMLKVWNMVLVILAFTLCLFGTFLTRSGIISSVHAFGESTLGPFFLAFIALVLVGSVGLLITRLPLLRSQHTLESYVSREAVFLFNNLLLVGLAFAVFWGTVFPVLSEAVRGEKITVGQGYYDQIATPIGVALLVLTGVGPLVAWRKASVAQLRRRFVTPLAVAAVAAVPLLLFTDLPQEPVAAGTVVAGVFVAACIAGEFWRGTRVRHALGGVSWPGAFVNMVARNRRRYGGYAVHLGIVVLFIGFAGSKGFVTETDVALREGDRADVAGYTFVNEGSTRAADEHSSVVSVQMGVFKGGDRVATMRPGVETFAVDETRNSKVAIDTSPTRDLYLFLSQLTDDGLARVTVFVNPLVVWIWVAGVIIFLGGLLAAWPGPPSARRERASSPAAERGAPA
- a CDS encoding murein hydrolase activator EnvC family protein: MAQNAQRWLGPLRRPRHRATAAAVAATAAAALLATPPLGAQSLDEQLQRTEGQLRAAREREQVLTADVERYGATIRSLQARLVPLRERSASLDAEMSALRERLAVLDERLAVERARLAEARAELAERQAVLARRLREIYVRGTPDPILVLIESGSLASAIQTVDLLEGIATRDAALAESISRFADETRRRRDQITTTRQEVARSEARVAVAAAEARAARTEIEQRRALLERTLTGRRALLGRAAGSRRELEEEARGLQARSARLAATIRAAQAPSSGTSAPASAPASAPAAAPSTAAPSSSGFIWPARGTLTSTFGPRWGRMHEGIDIAAGSGAPIVASASGTVIVAGWSGGYGNLVVIDHGSGMSTAYAHNSSIAVSVGQRVSQGAVIAGMGTTGNSTGVHSHFEIRVNGAAVDPMGYL